In a genomic window of Taeniopygia guttata chromosome 11, bTaeGut7.mat, whole genome shotgun sequence:
- the NFAT5 gene encoding nuclear factor of activated T-cells 5 isoform X5 has protein sequence MLCGQYPTKSEGKELKIMVQPETQHRARYLTEGSRGSVKDRTQQGFPTVKLEGHNEPVVLQVFVGNDSGRVKPHGFYQACRVTGRNTTPCKEVDIEGTTVIEVGLDPSNNMTLAVDCVGILKLRNADVEARIGIAGSKKKSTRARLVFRVNITRKDGSTLTLQTPSSPILCTQPAGVPEILKKSLHSCSVKGEEEVFLIGKNFLKGTKVIFQENVSDENSWKAEAEIDMELFHQNHLIVKVPPYHDQQITSAVSVGIYVVTNAGRSHDVQPFTYTPEPAGTLNVNVKKEISSPAQHCSFEEAIKAVKATGCNLEKVNILPSALITPLMPSSMIKNEDVAPMEASNVVGPTQQTLENSMSGISTSASHLPSESENQQQMQPKVYNPEPLSTIQTQDISQPGSFSAVSAPGQLQNSDALLQQAAQFQTRDSQPREVLQSDGTVVTLSQLTDASQQQQPTLSEPAQALQQQISSSIFSSASGVSQLQNTIQQLQAGNFPTNTATGSNRNVDLVQQVLEAQQQLSSVLFSGSDSSEDVQDQLNADIFQQVSQIQNSVNPGMFSSSDTAVHSRPENLLPGRAENVHSQPEGALSNQQQQQQQQQAMETSAAMVMGMQQNMCQAATQMQSDLFSSSTAGNGALQQSPVYQQASHMMGGLSAGEDMQMQCELFSSSPGVSGGEAAAPAQQPVSSSGAAMFQPSSAAEGEEASGQGKQMQSSVFQTMVQMQHSGESQSQVNLFSSTKTMMSVQASGTQQQGGGLFQQGGEMMSIQSGSFIQQSPHSQAQLFHSQNTIGDTQNISQETQGSLFHSSNSIVHNQTNTNSSDQLQPPMFHSQNAMGVLQSSSVPQDQQSANMFLSQSSMSNPATQEEQMSFFTSPNPISPLQTATNTEQQTSFQQQTQISHIQGSMLPQEQPQTQPAQQGLFQSQVSLGSIQSSSIPQNQQGAIFQPQHSIVAIQSSPPSQEQQQQQQQNMMFSNQNAMSTMAPQKQNMIFNPNQNPVTNQEQQGQSIFHPQSNIASMNQEQQPMQFQSQTTVSSLQNPGSNQAEAQQPTIFHNSPQIQLVQGSPSSQEQQVTLFISSASMSALQNSMSQPELQQSPMYSSQSSMAGMPGTASPPQQQAPLFHNTAGGAINQLQNSPASSQQTSGIFLFGIQNNCGQLLPAGPAALPEELMAMGQPGQPQAEAQPPVPALLSQQLPETPPLPSAMATNQNMEKIDDLLVSLQNQGNNMAGSF, from the exons ATGTTGTGTGGTCAGTACCCGACCAAGAGTGAGGGGAAGGAGCTGAAGATCATGGTGCAGCCGGAGACCCAGCACAGGGCTCGGTACCTGACCGAGGGCAGCCGGGGCTCCGTCAAGGACCGGACGCAGCAGGGCTTCCCCACCGTGAAG CTGGAAGGCCACAACGAGCCCGTGGTGCTGCAGGTGTTCGTGGGCAACGACTCCGGGCGCGTGAAACCCCACGGGTTCTACCAGGCCTGCAGGGTGACGGGCAGGAACACCACGCCCTGCAAGGAGGTGGACATCGAGGGCACCACTGTCATCGAGGTGGGGCTGGACCCGAGCAACAACATGACGCTGGC GGTTGATTGTGTGGGAATCCTGAAGCTGAGGAATGCTGATGTGGAAGCCAGGATAGGGATTGCCGGCTCCAAGAAGAAAAGCACCCGCGCTCGGCTCGTCTTTCGCGTCAACATCACGCGCAAGGACGGCTCCACCCTGACCCTGCAGACGCCTTCTTCCCCAATTCTGTGCA CTCAGCCAGCGGGAGTCCCAGAGATCCTAAAGAAAAGTCTCCACAGCTGTTCAGTGAAGGGTGAAGAGGAAGTTTTTCTGATTGGCAAGAACTTCCTAAAGGGAACAAAAGTGATTTTCCAAGAGAATGTTTCCG atGAGAATTCGTGGAAGGCAGAAGCTGAAATTGACATGGAATTATTTCATCAG AATCACCTTATTGTGAAGGTGCCACCATATCACGACCAGCAAATCACCTCAGCTGTCTCTGTGGGAATATACGTGGTGACCAACGCTGGGAGATCTCACGACGTGCAGCCCTTCACCTACACTCCAGAGCCAG CTGGGACTCTGAATGTTAATGTGAAGAAGGAAatctccagcccagcccaacaTTGTTCTTTTGAAGAGGCTATAAAAG cagtgaaggccACGGGCTGTAACCTGGAGAAGGTGAACATTCTTCCTAGTGCCTTGATAACTCCACTCATGCCAAGCAGTATGATCAAGAACGAAGATGTGGCTCCAATGGAA GCTTCAAATGTGGTTGGACCAACTCAGCAAACATTGGAAAACAGCATGTCTGGCATATCAACTTCTGCTTCCCATTTACCTTCTGAAAGTGAAAACCAGCAGCAAATGCAGCCCAAGGTGTACAACCCAGAGCCCCTGAGCACGATCCAGACGCAGGAcatttcccagcctggcagcttcTCCGCAGTGTCCGCCCCGGGCCAGCTGCAGAACAGCgatgccctgctgcagcaggctgCACAGTTCCAGACGAGGgattcccagcccagggaggtgctgcagTCGGATGGCACGGTGGTGACACTGTCACAGCTGACTGATGCctcgcagcagcagcagccgaCGCTCTCGGAGCCGgcccaggccctgcagcagcagatttCCTCCAGCATCTTCTCGTCGGCCAGCGGCGTGAGTCAGCTGCAGAACAccatccagcagctccaggctgggaacTTCCCCACCAACACCGCCACGGGCAGCAACAGGAACGTTGACTTGGTGCAGCAGGTGCTggaagctcagcagcagctatcTTCCGTTTTGTTTTCGGGCTCAGACAGCAGCGAGGATGTCCAGGATCAGCTGAACGCAGATATCTTTCAGCAGGTCAGCCAGATACAGAACAGCGTGAATCCCGGGATGTTCTCCTCCTCGGACACAGCTGTCCATTCCAGACCGGAGAACCTGTTGCCTGGACGAGCTGAGAACGTTCACTCCCAGCCCGAAGGTGCCCTGTccaaccagcagcagcagcagcagcagcagcaggccaTGGAGACGTCGGCGGCCATGGTGATGGGCATGCAGCAGAACATGTGCCAGGCGGCCACGCAGATGCAGTCGGACCTGTTCTCCTCCAGCACGGCGGGGAACGGGGCCCTGCAGCAGTCCCCGGTGTACCAGCAGGCGTCTCACATGATGGGTGGCCTGTCGGCCGGTGAGGACATGCAGATGCAGTGTGAGCTGTTCTCCTCGTCCCCGGGGGTGTCCGGCGGCGAGGCGGCCGCCCCCGCGCAGCAGCCGGTCTCCAGCAGCGGCGCTGCCATGTTCCAGCCCTCCAGCGCTGCAGAGGGAGAAGAGGCCTCGGGCCAGGGCAAACAGATGCAGAGCTCCGTGTTTCAGACCATGGTTCAGATGCAGCACAGTGGGGAAAGTCAGTCCCAGGTTAATCTCTTCTCATCTACCAAGACCATGATGAGTGTCCAGGCCAGTGGTACTCAGCAGCAGGGCGGGGGTCTGTTCCAGCAAGGTGGAGAAATGATGTCAATTCAGTCAGGAAGCTTCATCCAGCAGTCTCCACACTCACAAGCTCAGCTTTTCCACTCTCAGAACACTATTGGTGACACTCAGAATATATCCCAGGAAACACAAGGATCCCTTTTCCATAGCTCAAATTCCATTGTCCACAACCAGACCAACACTAATTCCTCTGACCAACTGCAGCCCCCGATGTTCCACTCACAGAATGCCATGGGTGTCTTGCAGAGCTCCTCGGTGCCTCAAGACCAGCAGTCTGCCAACATGTTCCTTTCCCAGAGTTCCATGAGCAACCCTGCCACTCAGGAAGAGCAGATGTCATTCTTTACAAGCCCAAATCCCATTTCTCCTCTTCAGACAGCAACAAACACTGAACAGCAGACTTCTTTCCAGCAGCAGACACAGATCTCTCATATCCAGGGCTCCATgcttccccaggagcagccgCAGACTCAGCCAGCTCAGCAGGGTTTGTTTCAGTCCCAGGTGTCGTTGGGCTCCATCCAGtccagctccatccctcagAACCAGCAAGGAGCCATCTTCCAGCCTCAGCATTCGATTGTTGCTATCCAGAGCAGCCCTCCatctcaggagcagcagcagcagcagcagcagaacatgATGTTCAGCAATCAAAATGCAATGAGTACAATGGCCCCCCAAAAGCAGAATATGATTTTCAATCCAAACCAAAACCCGGTTACCAATCAGGAGCAACAAGGCCAGTCCATTTTTCATCCACAGTCCAACATTGCCTCGATGaatcaggagcagcagcccatgCAATTCCAGAGTCAGACCACAGTGTCTTCTCTCCAGAATCCTGGCTCCAACCAGGCTGAAGCACAGCAGCCAACCATCTTCCATAACTCACCCCAGATTCAGCTGGTCCAAGGGTCCCCAAGTTCTCAAGAGCAGCAAGTCACCCTCTTCATCTCCTCAGCTTCCATGTCTGCCCTGCAGAACAGCATGAGCCAGCCGGAGCTGCAGCAGTCCCCCATGTACTCCTCCCAGAGCAGCATGGCAGGAATGCCAGGCACCGCTtctcctccccagcagcaggctCCTCTGTTCCACAACACGGCGGGAGGTGCCATCAACCAGCTGCAGAATTCCCCTGCCTCGTCCCAGCAGACCTCGGGAATATTCCTGTTCGGCATCCAGAACA acTGCGGCCAGCTGCTgcccgcggggccggcggcgctGCCGGAGGAGCTGATGGCCATGGGGCAGCCCGGGCAGCCCCAGGCCGAGGCGCAGCCCCCGGTGCCGGCgctcctgtcccagcagctccccgAGACCCCGCCGCTGCCCTCCGCCATGGCCACCAACCAGAACATGGAGAAGATAGATGACCTGCTCGTGTCCTTGCAGAACCAGGGGAACAACATGGCTGGCTCATTTTAA